Part of the Vibrio sp. SS-MA-C1-2 genome, GAGGTTGTTAAAAAAACGTCAAAAAAGGAGATTTAAAATGGAATTGAAACAAGATCCTAAATGTTACACCGATGTCTGTGTTAATGGAAAGTGGTTTCATTATGACCACTGTGGAACCACGGCTTATATGTTAAAAGGCGGAGATTCAAATACGATTCACCTACGCCGCGAACCTTTCACTGAAGATGAATTAATTACCTTGCTTGAAGAGACCTTCTAATGGGTAACGTAAAATTATTTGCTCTTTTACCGATTATTTGAGAATTAACATGAATAATACTTGAATAATCTGTTCAAGGGCTGGGTTTGATATGAAAGGCTCACTATTTATATACCTATAATAACCATTATTTATAAGTCGTCATCCTCTTATTATTTCCCATTCAGATCTCATTAATGTATCAGTATCGCCCCGCTTAACACAGAACAATCACATTAAAACCTCAACTAATTTATCAATGCAAAAAAAGCCTCATTTTCATAACAAAGCTATATCTTTTCAAAAAAGTCATGGTAAACTTCAGTCAATATAATTTTCAAATTTCAAGTGCAGGGAGCGCAACTATGACAAATAATGACGTAATGTTTTCTCAAAGACTAGCAATGATCACAAAATGGCAACCAGAAAATGGCCGTGAATCTCAAGCAATGCAAACGTTGCTCACTTCATGCTTAAATAATAAGCTAGGTGTAAAAGAGAAAGAGCATAATAACCTTCATGTTCATCATCACCGCAATTCTCATTATTAATCTCGTTAGAGCAACACCCTAGCCAAAAAGTGAGTTATTGATATTCAGTCTGTTCTGAATTAACAATAACTCATTTTTCTTTTTATCGTATTATCACACCCCTAAATTAAATACGATATATACCTTAAATCATTGGCGTTGCTAGTAGGCGGCAAGTGAATGCGGCCCCATTAGTTATAGGTGTACTCTATAATTGGGGCGAACGAATGCAGCCAACAACCTAGCGACTACCAAGTAGGAAGGGTATACCTACTCTTATCCAAACAGTTTGGCATACCAGACCCGAGCAATAATTCCAAACGGTGTTGTTGCCCCTGTTGTCATCGAACTTATTTTCCCTTGATATACAATATAAATCGTCGGTGTAACAGAAACACCCCATTCTCGACTGTAATTCCCTTTCTGATCATTAATCACATCAAAATGATACCCTTTATAATCTAGGTACTGCTTCATTTTCTCATCACTTCCTGACGTTAATGCAACTGTCTGAGTAGGGTAATATTCAGATAAAATATCAACTGTCGGAGTCACAACTTTACAAATCGGACACCACGTTGCCCAAAAATAAATAATAACCGGTTGTTCAGCGCTTAATGCATTAACATCAATTCTGTCTCCCTCTAAATTTAGAGTAACGACGGTAGGGATCTCATCGAAAGAGATATCTTTACTGCGCCAAAAATCTATCATTAAAGAAATAATTGCAAAAATAACCATCCATTTTAGTAAATTAAGTGCTCTCGTTTTCAAGTTATACCTTTTTGTTTATACCTAAAATAATTGGCGTTGCTAGTAGGCGACAAGTGAGGCCCCATGAGTATAAATGTACTATATGATTGGGACGAATGAATCCCGTCAACAACCTAGCAGCTTCAAGTAAGAAGGATATATATGTAAATTAATTGGGGGGCTAGTCATCAGCATGTAAGTAATTTCCCATAAGTACAGCAATGATACCTTAAAACCCATTTCATACTTAAAATATCTAGTGCTGTCGTCAACTTAATTGATCACTTTTTTATCTGATAATTATAATTTCATCTATAGTAAAGGATAAGGGTTAGATATTAAAAAGGATTCGAGATGCCATCACATTTACCGCCAAGTTTTACCCGCCACTTTCTAAAAATATTTCATATTGGTGAAGCTATTCTATTAATTGGGATCTCTTTAGCTATATTAGTGGCTATTAGCGATGAATTTATCCATATTTTTCATACAAAAACCGTCACATTGACAGATATCCTCTTAATGTTCATCTATTTAGAAGTATTAGCGATGATCGAGCAATTTGTTTCACATGGTAAAATTCCTGTCCGGTATCCGATTTATATTGCAATTATGGCGATTGCTCGTTATGTCACATTAGGTATGAAGGAGCTTCCACCATCAGAAGTCGCTTGGCTAGCGTTAGCCGCTTTTATTTTAGCGCTATCTACGGTATTAATTCGTTTTGGTAGCCATCATTGGCCTTA contains:
- a CDS encoding protein disulfide oxidoreductase; amino-acid sequence: MKTRALNLLKWMVIFAIISLMIDFWRSKDISFDEIPTVVTLNLEGDRIDVNALSAEQPVIIYFWATWCPICKVVTPTVDILSEYYPTQTVALTSGSDEKMKQYLDYKGYHFDVINDQKGNYSREWGVSVTPTIYIVYQGKISSMTTGATTPFGIIARVWYAKLFG
- a CDS encoding phosphate-starvation-inducible protein PsiE; this translates as MPSHLPPSFTRHFLKIFHIGEAILLIGISLAILVAISDEFIHIFHTKTVTLTDILLMFIYLEVLAMIEQFVSHGKIPVRYPIYIAIMAIARYVTLGMKELPPSEVAWLALAAFILALSTVLIRFGSHHWPYKS